A section of the Streptomyces sp. SCL15-4 genome encodes:
- a CDS encoding alpha/beta hydrolase gives MMRFPRWTAALAAGLLLAGCGGSSGGDGKGDEGKGTGSAPPSASSSPAAPSATALPASLTSQRLGWHRCEASGNTSAPGGTWRCATLKVPLDWSDPAGRTIGVSLIRSRATGGDRIGSLLFNFGGPGGSGVSTMPYYTSAVSALHKRYDLVSWDPRGVGASSGVRCRDDRGIQAAEAVDATPDTPAEEEAYFQDAADFGEGCQKAAGPLLAHVSTTDTARDMDLMRQVLGDDELHYFGISYGTELGGVYAHLFPGRVGRLVLDAVVDPAADTVGHAENQARGFQRALDDYLKSTGQDPVQGTRKIAGLLKRLDATPLPTSSGRKLTQTLATTGIILPLYSEPSWPRLTGALKSAQEGDGSELLALADEYNERGASGRYGTMSHSQRVISCLDEKQRPTLAETKRRLARFERISPVFGEYLGWDTAGWCHDWPVPGQYDTPEVAAPGAAPILLIGNTGDPATPYEGAREMADELGRGVGVELTWKGEGHGAYGSGSACVDATVDAYLLNGTTPKDGKVCP, from the coding sequence GTGATGCGATTTCCGCGGTGGACGGCCGCGCTGGCGGCGGGACTGCTGCTGGCCGGCTGCGGCGGCTCGTCCGGCGGGGACGGAAAGGGCGACGAGGGCAAGGGGACCGGCTCCGCTCCCCCGTCGGCATCAAGTTCCCCGGCCGCGCCGTCCGCCACGGCCCTCCCCGCCTCGCTCACCTCCCAACGGCTCGGCTGGCACCGGTGCGAGGCCTCCGGGAACACCTCCGCACCGGGCGGCACATGGCGGTGCGCGACACTCAAGGTGCCGCTGGACTGGTCCGATCCGGCCGGCCGGACCATCGGCGTCTCCCTCATCCGCTCGCGGGCGACCGGCGGCGACCGCATCGGCTCACTGCTGTTCAACTTCGGCGGCCCGGGCGGCTCCGGCGTGTCGACGATGCCGTACTACACCTCCGCCGTCTCCGCGCTCCACAAGCGGTACGACCTGGTGAGCTGGGACCCGCGCGGGGTCGGCGCGAGCAGTGGCGTGCGCTGCCGCGACGACCGCGGGATCCAGGCCGCCGAGGCCGTGGACGCCACACCGGACACCCCGGCCGAGGAGGAGGCCTACTTCCAGGACGCCGCCGACTTCGGCGAGGGCTGCCAGAAGGCCGCCGGCCCGCTGCTGGCCCATGTGTCCACCACCGACACGGCCCGCGACATGGACCTGATGCGCCAGGTCCTCGGCGACGACGAGCTGCACTACTTCGGCATCTCCTACGGCACGGAACTCGGCGGTGTCTACGCCCACCTGTTCCCCGGGCGGGTGGGCCGGCTGGTGCTGGACGCGGTGGTCGACCCGGCCGCGGACACGGTGGGGCATGCCGAGAACCAGGCCCGCGGCTTCCAGCGGGCCCTGGACGACTATCTGAAGTCCACCGGCCAGGACCCGGTTCAGGGCACGCGGAAGATAGCCGGCCTGCTGAAGCGGCTCGACGCCACGCCGCTGCCGACCTCGTCCGGACGGAAGCTGACGCAGACCCTCGCGACCACCGGGATCATCCTGCCGCTGTACAGCGAGCCGAGCTGGCCGAGGCTGACCGGCGCGCTCAAGTCGGCGCAGGAGGGCGACGGTTCGGAACTGCTGGCGCTCGCCGACGAGTACAACGAACGGGGTGCGTCCGGCCGTTACGGCACCATGTCCCACTCCCAGCGGGTCATCTCGTGCCTGGACGAGAAGCAGCGGCCGACGCTCGCCGAGACGAAGCGACGACTGGCCCGGTTCGAGCGGATCTCCCCGGTGTTCGGGGAGTACCTCGGCTGGGACACGGCGGGCTGGTGCCACGACTGGCCGGTGCCGGGCCAGTACGACACTCCGGAGGTCGCCGCGCCGGGCGCGGCCCCGATCCTGCTGATCGGCAACACCGGCGACCCGGCCACCCCGTACGAGGGCGCCCGCGAGATGGCCGACGAACTGGGCCGGGGAGTCGGCGTCGAACTCACCTGGAAGGGAGAGGGGCACGGCGCGTACGGCAGCGGGAGCGCCTGTGTCGACGCGACGGTGGACGCCTATCTGCTGAACGGAACGACACCGAAGGACGGCAAAGTCTGCCCATAG
- a CDS encoding NAD-dependent epimerase/dehydratase family protein, with translation MRVLLIGANGFIGRYVADRLLADPAVQLTALGRGDDADVRFDLATGSPGALTRFLDAVHPGVVVNCAGATRGGARELTRHNTVAVATVCEALRRSGCGARLVQIGCGSEYGPSQPGSSTPEDAVPRPGGPYGVSKLAATELVLGSGLDAVVLRVFSPAGPGTPAGSPLGRLAEAMRRAMQSGDGELKLGGLGVQRDFIDVRDVARAVHAASLSAAQGVINIGSGRAVRLRDAAAVLARVAGYGGALHELDAPPGPLRAALGHPRADADHAPPVAYPYPDGCGSWQQADVRTARDRLGWRPRINLEESLADIWMEAACRI, from the coding sequence ATGAGGGTCCTGCTGATCGGAGCCAACGGATTCATCGGCCGTTACGTCGCCGACCGCCTGCTCGCCGACCCGGCCGTCCAGCTCACCGCGCTCGGCCGCGGCGACGACGCCGACGTCCGCTTCGACCTCGCCACCGGCAGCCCGGGCGCGCTCACCCGCTTCCTGGACGCGGTCCACCCCGGAGTCGTCGTCAACTGCGCCGGCGCGACCCGGGGCGGCGCCCGCGAACTGACCCGGCACAACACCGTCGCCGTGGCCACCGTCTGCGAGGCGCTGCGCCGCAGCGGCTGCGGCGCGCGCCTGGTGCAGATCGGCTGCGGCTCCGAGTACGGCCCCAGCCAGCCCGGCTCCTCCACGCCCGAGGACGCCGTGCCGCGCCCCGGCGGCCCGTACGGCGTCAGCAAGCTCGCCGCGACCGAACTGGTCCTCGGCTCCGGCCTGGACGCGGTCGTCCTGCGCGTCTTCTCGCCGGCCGGGCCCGGCACCCCGGCGGGCTCCCCGCTCGGCCGGCTCGCCGAGGCCATGCGCCGCGCCATGCAGTCCGGAGACGGCGAGCTGAAGCTCGGCGGGCTCGGCGTCCAGCGTGACTTCATCGACGTACGCGATGTCGCCCGGGCCGTGCACGCGGCCTCGCTCTCCGCCGCGCAGGGCGTGATCAACATCGGCTCCGGGCGCGCCGTCCGCCTCAGGGACGCCGCCGCCGTCCTGGCGCGCGTGGCCGGCTACGGCGGTGCCCTCCACGAACTGGACGCCCCGCCCGGGCCGCTGCGGGCCGCTCTCGGGCACCCCCGCGCCGACGCCGACCACGCGCCCCCGGTCGCCTACCCCTACCCGGACGGCTGCGGCAGCTGGCAGCAGGCCGACGTACGCACCGCCCGCGACCGCCTCGGCTGGCGGCCCCGCATCAACCTGGAGGAGTCCCTGGCCGACATCTGGATGGAGGCGGCGTGCCGCATCTGA
- a CDS encoding lysylphosphatidylglycerol synthase domain-containing protein, whose translation MNEQGAHPDRAAGTPDASAHPDTARAGEDGTGAHREDTGPPPGNDAVRQDASASEDTGTTGNDSAPEDEEAPEDDGTRAREDGGTDSSEEASGAGSTPPDHLPYDDDPHAERVAVDEPLLPARVHRPSDLMRLLVGVLAIAVLLAIAAFAHGTTSGLEQDINKGTGQAPDLLIKIAGLASSIAILLVPVAFAIERLIKRDGLRIADGVLAAVLAHGVTLATDLWVARAAPDSIQEALTQPSPGDIHALTDPVHGYLAPVIAYMSAVGMSRRPRWRAVLWIVLLLDAFSMLVTGYTTPFSIILTVLIGWSVAYGTLYAVGSPNVRPTGQTLMAGLRHVGFHPVSASREDAAEAESGDRGRRYFVTLEDGPPLDVTVVDREQQAQGFFYRAWRNLTLRGFATRSSLQSLRQALEQEALLAYAAIAAGANAPKLIATSELGPDAVMLVYEHTGGRTLDSLADDEITDELLRNTWHQVRALQSRRIAHRRLAGDAILVDRSGRVILTELRGGEIAAGELLLRMDVAQLVTTLGLRVGAERAVASAVGVLGPDAVADCLPMLQPIALTRSTRATLRRLARERAQREREAVLEASRQAKQARLEEASGTPAPEAGKPDKKTVRAEQRAEKRAIDEALEEAREEDLLTQIRHQVLLIRPQAPVEPARLERIRPRTLISFIAGAIGAYYLLTQLTHIEFATLFAQAQWGWVIAAVLFSALSYVAAAMALLGFVPERVPFPRTVAAQVAGSFVKIVAPAAVGGVALNTRFLQRAGVRPGLAVASVGASQLFGLGCHILMLLSFGYLTGTEKTPSLSPSRTVIAGLLTVAVLVLVVTSVPFLRKFVATRVRSLFAGVVPRMLDVLQRPQKLVTGIGGMLLLTACFVMCLDASIRAFGDGSVSLSIASVAVVFLAGNALGSAAPTPGGVGAVEATLTVGLIAVGLPKEVAAPAVLLFRLLTLWLPVLPGWLAFNHLTRKGAL comes from the coding sequence ATGAACGAGCAGGGCGCGCACCCCGACAGAGCGGCGGGCACCCCTGACGCCTCCGCGCACCCGGACACCGCCCGCGCGGGCGAGGACGGCACCGGCGCACACCGGGAGGACACCGGCCCGCCGCCCGGGAACGACGCCGTACGCCAGGACGCGAGCGCGTCCGAGGACACCGGGACGACCGGAAACGACAGCGCGCCGGAGGACGAAGAGGCGCCCGAGGACGACGGCACGCGCGCGCGTGAGGACGGCGGCACGGATTCCTCCGAGGAGGCGTCCGGTGCCGGAAGCACGCCCCCGGACCACCTGCCGTACGACGACGACCCGCACGCCGAGCGGGTGGCGGTCGACGAACCGCTGCTCCCCGCGCGCGTGCACCGTCCCTCCGACCTCATGCGGCTCCTGGTGGGCGTCCTGGCCATCGCGGTGCTCCTCGCGATCGCCGCGTTCGCGCACGGCACCACCTCGGGCCTGGAACAGGACATCAACAAGGGCACCGGCCAGGCCCCGGACCTGCTGATCAAGATCGCGGGGCTGGCGTCCAGCATCGCGATCCTGCTGGTGCCGGTCGCCTTCGCCATCGAGCGGCTGATCAAGCGGGACGGGCTGCGCATCGCCGACGGCGTCCTCGCGGCCGTCCTGGCCCACGGGGTGACGCTCGCCACCGACCTGTGGGTCGCCCGGGCCGCCCCGGACTCCATCCAGGAGGCGCTCACCCAGCCCTCGCCGGGCGACATCCACGCCCTGACCGATCCGGTGCACGGCTATCTGGCGCCCGTGATCGCCTACATGTCGGCCGTCGGCATGTCCCGCAGGCCCAGATGGCGCGCGGTGCTGTGGATCGTGCTGCTGCTCGACGCGTTCTCGATGCTGGTCACCGGCTACACGACCCCCTTCTCGATCATCCTGACGGTGCTGATCGGCTGGTCCGTCGCCTACGGCACCCTCTACGCGGTCGGCTCCCCCAACGTCCGCCCCACCGGCCAGACCCTGATGGCCGGGCTCAGGCACGTGGGGTTCCACCCCGTCAGCGCCTCCCGGGAGGACGCCGCCGAGGCCGAGAGCGGCGACCGGGGCCGGCGCTATTTCGTCACCCTGGAGGACGGTCCTCCGCTGGACGTCACGGTCGTCGACCGGGAACAGCAGGCGCAGGGCTTCTTCTACCGCGCGTGGCGCAATCTGACCCTGCGCGGCTTCGCCACCCGCTCCAGCCTCCAGTCGCTGCGCCAGGCGCTGGAGCAGGAGGCACTGCTGGCGTACGCGGCGATCGCGGCGGGCGCCAACGCGCCGAAGCTGATCGCCACCTCCGAACTGGGCCCCGACGCGGTGATGCTCGTCTACGAGCACACCGGGGGACGCACCCTGGACTCGCTGGCCGACGACGAGATCACCGACGAGTTGCTGCGCAACACCTGGCACCAGGTACGGGCGCTGCAGTCGCGGCGCATCGCGCACCGCAGGCTCGCCGGTGACGCGATTCTGGTGGATCGTTCCGGCAGGGTGATCCTCACCGAGCTGCGCGGCGGCGAGATCGCGGCCGGGGAACTGCTGCTGCGCATGGACGTCGCCCAGCTGGTCACCACGCTCGGCCTGCGGGTCGGCGCCGAGCGCGCCGTGGCCTCGGCGGTCGGCGTGCTCGGCCCGGACGCGGTCGCCGACTGTCTGCCGATGCTCCAGCCGATCGCGCTGACGCGCTCCACGCGCGCGACGCTGCGCCGACTGGCCCGGGAGCGCGCCCAGCGCGAGCGCGAGGCGGTGCTCGAAGCCTCCCGGCAGGCCAAGCAGGCCCGGCTGGAGGAGGCGTCCGGAACGCCCGCGCCGGAGGCCGGAAAGCCCGACAAGAAGACGGTCCGCGCCGAGCAGCGCGCGGAGAAGCGGGCCATCGACGAGGCCCTGGAAGAGGCCCGCGAGGAGGATCTGCTCACCCAGATCCGGCACCAGGTACTGCTGATCAGGCCCCAGGCGCCCGTGGAACCGGCCCGTCTGGAGCGGATCCGGCCGCGCACGCTGATCAGCTTCATCGCCGGCGCGATCGGCGCGTACTACCTGCTGACGCAGCTGACCCACATCGAGTTCGCCACGCTGTTCGCGCAGGCCCAGTGGGGCTGGGTGATCGCCGCGGTGCTGTTCTCGGCGCTCAGCTACGTCGCCGCGGCCATGGCGCTGCTGGGCTTCGTACCGGAGCGGGTGCCGTTCCCGCGGACCGTGGCGGCGCAGGTCGCCGGGTCGTTCGTGAAGATCGTGGCCCCGGCCGCGGTCGGCGGTGTGGCCCTCAACACGCGCTTCCTCCAGCGCGCAGGCGTGCGCCCGGGACTCGCGGTGGCGAGCGTCGGTGCCTCACAGCTGTTCGGGCTCGGCTGCCACATCCTGATGCTGCTGTCCTTCGGCTATCTGACCGGCACGGAGAAGACGCCGTCGCTGTCGCCGTCCCGCACGGTCATCGCGGGCCTGCTGACCGTGGCCGTCCTGGTCCTCGTGGTCACCTCGGTGCCGTTCCTGCGGAAATTCGTCGCCACGCGTGTGAGGTCGCTGTTCGCCGGCGTCGTCCCGCGCATGCTCGATGTCCTCCAGCGGCCCCAGAAGCTCGTGACCGGCATCGGCGGCATGCTGCTGCTGACCGCCTGCTTCGTGATGTGCCTGGACGCCTCCATCCGGGCCTTCGGCGACGGCTCGGTGTCGCTGAGCATCGCGAGCGTCGCCGTCGTCTTCCTCGCCGGCAACGCGCTCGGCTCCGCGGCCCCCACTCCCGGCGGTGTCGGCGCGGTCGAGGCGACCCTCACGGTCGGTCTGATCGCCGTGGGCCTGCCCAAGGAGGTCGCCGCGCCGGCCGTCCTGCTGTTCCGGCTGCTGACCCTGTGGCTGCCGGTGCTGCCCGGCTGGCTGGCCTTCAACCACCTCACCCGCAAGGGAGCCCTCTGA
- the moeZ gene encoding adenylyltransferase/sulfurtransferase MoeZ — translation MSLPPLVEPAPELTVDEVRRYSRHLIIPDVGMDGQKRLKNAKVLCVGAGGLGSPALMYLAAAGVGTLGIVEFDEVDESNLQRQIIHSQSDIGRSKAESARDTVKGINPYVNVILHEERLEADNVMDIFSQYDLIIDGTDNFATRYLVNDACVLLNKPYVWGSIYRFDGQASVFWSEHGPCYRCLYPEPPPPGMVPSCAEGGVLGVLCASVGSIQVNEAIKLLAGIGEPLVGRLMIYDALEMQYRQVKVRKDPDCAVCGENPTVTELIDYEAFCGVVSEEAQAAAIDSTITPKQLKEWIDDGENIQIIDVREPNEFEIVSIPGATLIPKNEFLMGTALESLPQDKKIVLNCKTGVRSAEVLAVLKSAGFADAVHVGGGVIGWVNQIEPDKPVY, via the coding sequence GTGTCGCTGCCACCCCTGGTCGAGCCAGCTCCCGAGCTCACCGTAGACGAGGTCCGCAGGTACTCCCGCCACCTGATCATCCCCGACGTGGGCATGGACGGGCAGAAGCGGCTGAAGAACGCCAAGGTGCTCTGTGTGGGCGCCGGCGGCCTGGGCTCGCCGGCACTGATGTACCTGGCCGCCGCGGGCGTGGGCACCCTCGGCATCGTGGAGTTCGACGAGGTCGACGAGTCGAACCTGCAGCGCCAGATCATCCACAGCCAGTCCGACATCGGCCGTTCCAAGGCCGAGTCGGCCCGTGACACCGTCAAGGGCATCAACCCGTACGTGAACGTGATCCTTCACGAGGAGCGGCTCGAAGCCGACAACGTGATGGACATCTTCAGCCAGTACGACCTGATCATCGACGGCACCGACAACTTCGCGACCCGGTACCTGGTCAACGACGCGTGTGTGCTGCTGAACAAGCCGTACGTGTGGGGCTCGATCTACCGCTTCGACGGCCAGGCGTCCGTCTTCTGGTCCGAGCACGGCCCCTGCTACCGCTGCCTGTACCCGGAGCCGCCGCCCCCCGGCATGGTCCCCTCCTGCGCCGAGGGCGGCGTGCTGGGCGTGCTGTGCGCGTCGGTCGGCTCCATCCAGGTCAACGAGGCGATCAAGCTCCTCGCCGGCATCGGTGAGCCGCTGGTCGGCCGTCTGATGATCTACGACGCCCTGGAGATGCAGTACCGCCAGGTCAAGGTCCGCAAGGATCCCGACTGCGCGGTCTGCGGCGAGAACCCGACCGTCACCGAGCTGATCGACTACGAGGCCTTCTGCGGCGTCGTGTCCGAGGAGGCCCAGGCGGCGGCGATCGACTCCACGATCACTCCGAAGCAGCTCAAGGAGTGGATCGACGACGGCGAGAACATCCAGATCATCGACGTCCGCGAGCCGAACGAGTTCGAGATCGTGTCCATCCCGGGCGCCACGCTGATCCCGAAGAACGAGTTCCTGATGGGCACCGCCCTGGAGAGCCTTCCCCAGGACAAGAAGATCGTCTTGAACTGCAAGACGGGTGTCCGCAGTGCGGAAGTCCTCGCGGTCCTGAAGTCCGCCGGCTTCGCCGACGCGGTTCACGTCGGCGGCGGAGTCATCGGCTGGGTCAACCAGATCGAACCCGACAAGCCGGTCTACTGA
- a CDS encoding alpha/beta hydrolase yields MANPSRLRAAALTTSAVLLFAAPAGCGGRSEDGDLTHQKLDWQDCPAPSEAEGGGTAPTPLPNGTEWQCATMKAPLDWGRPKGDTIGIALIRARASGPANRRIGSLVFNFGGPGGSGVTTLPAFGPDYTTLGTRYDLVSFDPRGVGRSAPVRCESDARLDEYFQQDATPDDAAERAQLLRRTREFNTACEKNSEKVLPHVRTTDAARDMDLMRQVLGDRKLHYFGISYGTELGGVYAHLFPEHVGRAVFDAVVDPTQNAEQSALGQAKGFQLALDNFARDCTSKTTQCPVGSTPQEVKERIAKLLADLEKKPIPGISPRELTQTAATNGIAQSLYSKDFWEYLTEGLEEAYDGDGKILMLLSDSMNGRGENGEYSNLAAANAAINCSDDKARYTAGDVRRALPRFRAASPLFGDYLAWGLVSCTDWAVPGAAAHPDVRAPGAAPILVVGNTGDPATPYQGAKKMVDALGKGVGVQLTYKGQGHGAYDSKNKCVQRAVNGYLLDGKVPKAGLVCS; encoded by the coding sequence ATGGCGAACCCCTCCCGGCTGCGCGCCGCCGCGCTGACCACGTCCGCTGTGCTGCTCTTCGCCGCGCCGGCCGGCTGCGGCGGCCGCTCCGAGGACGGGGACCTCACCCACCAGAAGCTGGACTGGCAGGACTGCCCGGCCCCGTCCGAGGCGGAGGGCGGCGGCACCGCCCCCACGCCGCTGCCGAACGGCACCGAGTGGCAATGCGCCACCATGAAGGCGCCGCTGGACTGGGGCCGGCCCAAGGGCGACACGATCGGCATCGCCCTGATCCGCGCCCGGGCCAGCGGCCCCGCGAACCGGCGGATCGGCTCGCTGGTGTTCAACTTCGGCGGCCCCGGCGGCAGCGGCGTCACCACGCTGCCCGCCTTCGGCCCGGACTACACCACCCTGGGCACCCGCTACGACCTGGTCAGCTTCGACCCGCGCGGGGTCGGCCGCAGCGCGCCGGTGCGGTGCGAGAGCGACGCCCGGCTCGACGAGTACTTCCAGCAGGACGCCACTCCGGACGACGCCGCCGAACGCGCCCAGCTGCTGCGGCGCACCCGGGAGTTCAACACGGCCTGCGAGAAGAACTCCGAGAAGGTCCTTCCGCATGTGCGCACCACCGACGCGGCCCGGGACATGGACCTGATGCGCCAGGTCCTCGGCGACCGGAAACTGCACTACTTCGGCATCTCCTACGGCACCGAACTCGGCGGCGTCTACGCCCACCTGTTCCCCGAGCACGTCGGCCGGGCCGTCTTCGACGCGGTCGTGGATCCCACGCAGAACGCCGAACAGAGCGCGCTGGGCCAGGCGAAGGGCTTCCAGCTCGCGCTCGACAACTTCGCGCGGGACTGCACCTCCAAGACCACGCAATGCCCGGTCGGCAGCACCCCGCAGGAGGTGAAGGAGCGCATCGCGAAGCTGCTCGCCGACCTGGAGAAGAAGCCGATCCCGGGCATCTCCCCGCGCGAACTGACCCAGACCGCCGCCACCAACGGCATCGCGCAGTCCCTGTACTCGAAGGACTTCTGGGAGTACCTGACCGAGGGGCTGGAGGAGGCGTACGACGGCGACGGCAAGATCCTCATGCTGCTCTCCGACTCGATGAACGGCCGCGGGGAGAACGGGGAGTACAGCAATCTGGCCGCGGCGAACGCCGCCATCAACTGCTCCGACGACAAGGCGCGGTACACCGCGGGCGACGTCCGGCGGGCACTGCCCCGGTTCCGCGCCGCCTCGCCGCTGTTCGGGGACTACCTGGCCTGGGGCCTGGTCAGCTGCACGGACTGGGCGGTGCCCGGCGCCGCCGCCCATCCCGACGTGCGGGCACCGGGTGCGGCGCCGATCCTCGTCGTCGGCAACACCGGCGACCCGGCCACCCCGTACCAGGGCGCGAAGAAGATGGTGGACGCGCTCGGCAAGGGCGTGGGTGTCCAGCTGACGTACAAGGGCCAGGGGCACGGGGCCTACGACAGCAAGAACAAGTGTGTGCAGCGCGCGGTGAACGGCTATCTGCTGGACGGCAAGGTGCCGAAGGCCGGCCTGGTCTGCTCCTGA